One stretch of Glycine soja cultivar W05 chromosome 7, ASM419377v2, whole genome shotgun sequence DNA includes these proteins:
- the LOC114418400 gene encoding probable serine/threonine-protein kinase At1g01540, which yields MSLYDAAFVDTELSKRTSIFGLRLWVVIGILVGSLIVITLFLLSLCLTSRRRHHHHHHKNPRPRHPSTTLPTPPISKEILEIVHVPPPPDTVHLPPPPPTKPDHPRSAATAALYSSGESRATASACETASSLGSVGPEVSHLGWGRWYTLRELEAATNGLCEENVIGEGGYGIVYRGLFPDGTKVAVKNLLNNKGQAEREFKVEVEAIGRVRHKNLVRLLGYCVEGAYRMLVYEYVDNGNLEQWLHGDVGPVSPMTWDIRMNIILGTAKGLAYLHEGLEPKVVHRDVKSSNILIDRQWNPKVSDFGLAKLLSADHSYVTTRVMGTFGYVAPEYACTGMLTEKSDVYSFGILIMELITGRSPVDYSKPQGEVNLIEWLKSMVGNRKSEEVVDPKIAEKPSSKALKRALLVALRCVDPDAAKRPKIGHVIHMLEAEDLLFRDDRRTGGESSRSHRDYQLEHKDSKLDKRQIGGEITDQSEDDSTTSSRLHPQPHRSR from the exons ATGTCACTATACGACGCCGCTTTCGTCGACACAGAGCTCTCCAAACGCACTTCCATCTTCGGCCTCCGCCTCTGGGTCGTCATCGGCATCCTCGTCGGATCCCTCATCGTCATCACCCTCTTCCTCCTCTCCCTCTGCCTCACCTCCCGCcgccgccaccaccaccaccatcacaaGAACCCCCGCCCCCGCCACCCCTCCACCACCCTCCCCACTCCCCCAATCTCCAAAGAAATCCTCGAGATCGTCCACGTCCCCCCGCCCCCCGACACCGTCCACCTCCCCCCTCCGCCGCCGACAAAACCCGACCACCCTCGCTCCGCGGCGACGGCGGCGCTGTACTCGAGCGGGGAGAGCAGAGCAACCGCGAGTGCGTGCGAAACGGCGTCGTCGCTTGGAAGCGTGGGCCCCGAAGTGTCGCATCTCGGGTGGGGGAGGTGGTACACGCTCCGAGAACTCGAAGCCGCCACTAATGGGTTGTGCGAAGAGAACGTCATCGGCGAAGGTGGCTACGGAATCGTGTACCGTGGCTTGTTTCCCGATGGCACCAAGGTTGCTGTTAAGAACCTTTTGAATAACAA GGGCCAAGCTGAGAGAGAATTTAAAGTTGAGGTAGAAGCAATTGGTCGTGTGCGGCACAAGAATCTTGTTAGGTTGCTTGGATACTGTGTTGAGGGGGCATAcag GATGCTTGTGTATGAATATGTTGACAATGGGAATCTAGAACAGTGGCTGCATGGGGATGTTGGACCTGTAAGTCCAATGACATGGGATATCCGAATGAACATTATATTGGGCACGGCAAAAGG ATTGGCTTATCTTCATGAAGGTCTTGAACCAAAAGTTGTCCACCGAGATGTGAAATCAAGCAACATACTCATTGATCGCCAGTGGAACCCAAAGGTTTCTGATTTTGGGCTTGCTAAGCTTTTGTCAGCGGATCATAGTTATGTCACTACTCGAGTGATGGGGACATTTGG TTATGTTGCACCAGAGTACGCGTGCACTGGAATGCTGACTGAAAAGAGTGATGTGTATAGTTTCGGGATACTTATCATGGAATTAATTACTGGAAGAAGTCCTGTGGATTATAGTAAACCACAAGGAGAG GTTAATTTAATAGAGTGGTTGAAAAGTATGGTTGGGAATCGAAAATCTGAGGAAGTAGTTGATCCTAAGATTGCTGAAAAGCCATCTTCAAAGGCTCTTAAACGGGCTTTGTTGGTTGCTCTTCGATGTGTCGACCCTGATGCAGCAAAGAGGCCTAAAATAGGACATGTGATCCACATGCTCGAGGCTGAGGACCTCTTATTCCGTGAT GATCGAAGGACTGGAGGAGAATCCTCCCGTTCCCATCGCGATTATCAACTAGAGCATAAGGACTCAAAATTAGATAAAAGGCAGATAGGTGGAGAGATCACTGATCAAAGTGAAGATGACAGTACTACTAGTAGTAGACTGCACCCTCAACCCCATAGATCGAGATAA